From Candidatus Binatus sp.:
GAAACCCAAACTGGGTTTCGGACTTCCTGCAGTATTAAACCGGAAGAAAGGATGCGGGACTTCGTCCCTGTTAGAAGGGTTAGGGAAGGCGACGCTGTTGATGATCCTGGTTCGATGCCCGCGCCTTGTGTTTTTTGCGTCATGCTTTGCGTGTTAATTTCCTCGCCCTGTAAGGGAGAGGGATGAAGGGGAGAGTGAAAAGTCCTTATACAGCGCGCCCTGTTTTCCTTTCTTAATACTGGCCTCCCGTGCCAACCGGCGCGCGATTCAGGATTCTGCGCCCGTATTCTCTAACCGCCTGCTTCTTATCTTTGTGTCATCCCGAGCGAAGTCTGCGAAGCCGAGGGACCCCGGCAGGCGATGAATCCCGCGTGGAGCGATCTTGGTTCGGAGTTAGACAGAAAAAAGATCCGGGGTCCCTCGGCCTCGCTCGGGATGACGGAATGGTCGGGATGACAGAAAAACGGACGCGCGGGCTCTTTCTTGATCAACCCCTTCTAACAGGGACGAAGTCCCGCATCTTCTCTTTTCACTTTTCACCGGGTGCAGGGGTCACACCGCTGCCTCAGTGGAAGCGGTCGTAGCCCAGCCACAGCGTCAGCAGGATAAGCGGCCTGACGATCGCTTCCTCCGCGCTGCCGACTGCCCCTTTCACTGAATCGACCAAGCCGCGTGCTTCCCGGCCCTCATCGCCGGTGTGGCTCGTCTCGGAGACGGGAAAGCCGAGTTCGCGCGCTTGGGCAAGCAGCGTGCGGGTCACGTCGGCGCCGAAACCACGATTGATGATGAACAGTCCCTCGTCGAGCGGGCTTGCAAACTCGACCATCCCCACCTCGTAAGGCGGCGGATCGTAGCCGAGCTGATCCTCGGCAAGCGAGAACAGGTAATGCCCTTGCGCGGCCACGCGCGCTTCCATCGTGATTTGCGTTTCGGGAAAAGACTCGCCCGGCACCGCGGCGAAGAAGAGCGTGCCGATTCGCACCGCGCCCACAATCGTGCGTATTTTGCTTTTGTCGTCCGCCATATAGGGCTCGCGGTTCGAGCGCATCACGCGGTCGACACCGGGCCTTCCGTTGGTCATCAGACTCGCCAGCACCGGATTCTCGACTGGCTCTTCGAGGATGGTTTCGGCGGTCGCGATCGGGCCGTCGATTTTCACCGCGAGTGCCTCGGCTACGAAGGTGAGCTTGGCAACAGTTGCACCGTAGCTTTCGGCTGCCGACGGCCCGCGCGCTCCGATCGCCTTCAGATCGGGCTGGGTGCGCCCGACCGAGGCGACCATCACGAGCGCCGTCGAATCGGGATGGCCCTTCTCGACGGCTTGCAGAGCCGCTGCGGGCCAATCGGGCGAGATCAGCGTATTGTCCTTGCCAAGCGCGGTGACATGCGCGCTGAAGTTGATCAGCGTCGCGAACGGCGCGCCGTCGGAGTTCCTCGCAAACAGCACGCGCAGCTTGGTGTCGAGCGGATAGCCGGGGAGGATGCTTCTCACGAGATGGGACGGCGCGGTATCGATTTGGCCGGAGTACAGCGATGCCGGCCGTTCGTCGCGCAGGGCAGATTCGATTGCGGCGACGGTCTGATCGGCGACGAATTTCAGGTATTCCGGTGGCACGCCGCCCCATACTCCAATGTCGTCGGGTCCGGAATGATCATGCACGCTGGCGACGATTATGGCGCGTTCGGGAACGCCGGCGTCTTTCGACACGCGACGGCGGATGTCGGCCGAGCCATACGGCGCGTCGATCCCCTGGTAGGCGAGGAAATGCCCTTGCGTGTCGATCGCGCAGAAGACCACGGTCCGTTCGCCGCGCGAGATCGCGATTGCACGCGCGTAGATCGGGCTCCTGACCCCGGTCGATCGCCTGACGGGACCGAAGCCGTAACCCCCGAGATAGACCGGCGCGGCCGGCGTGATTTCGCGCTTGGATGCGCCCACGCAATATTCGCCGCTCGATTCGGAGGCCGAACAGGCGGCCGTCATCGCGGCCCCCGCAACCGGCTTGGACGCGCCGAACCAAAGCACGGATGCGGCGGCGGCGAGAATCGCTCGATGAATCTTTCGCGATGCGCGCACCATCTCGGCGGGACGCTCCCTGCTGGTTCCCAGTTCGGAGTCAGGCCACGCGGTACACCTTGTACTCGACGCGGCCGGGGCCGACCCGCCCTTCCGCGACGAAGATGCTCTGGTTGAGCCACGCATAACGCGGGTCGCCGGTCTCGAACCGGGGGGTAGTGCGGAAATACTGGTCGCCATAATCGGTGCTCGCACCTTTGGCGAGCGCGTCGGCGACCTTCTGGTTCATCTGGAGCAGCCCGGTGTAATGCACGTACAGAGAGGCGCCGTCGTCGGTGAGGAACTGGGCGCGCACGTCGAGGCGCGCGTATCCATCCGGTCCGATCAGCACCCAGTCGCCGCCACCGGTTAGAATTTTACCTTTCAGCCGTTTGCCTTCGACCGTCCCGCCGGTGACTTCGAAGAAGTTGCGCGTTCCGAACGGGCCCGCGCCGATTTGCACCGGCGGCTTGAGTGTCGCGAGGTAAGTGAATTCGTGTTCCAGATTCATCGCTAGTCCTCCGAGAGCGGCCGCCGCGTTGCCCGGCCTCGCGCGTACCTGAACATTCAATCCCAAACCGGCGGCTTACGGCCGATCCACGGCTGCGCCTGTTCGAGCTGGCCCGCGAGCTGGATCAGCGTCGCTTCGTCGCCGTAGCGCGCACCGAACATCGTTCCGATTGGCAGGCCCTCGCGATTCCAATGGAGCGGGAGCGAGATCGCCGGTTGCCCGGTGATGTTGTACACGGGGCATGGAATCGCAAAGTTGGAAATCTTTTCGTCGAGCAGGGTCGTGGCCGGACTCATGAAGTCGATCGTGCCGATCCGCAGCGGCGGCTGACCCAGCGTGGGCGTCAGAAACAGATCGTGCGATTCGAACAGCGCCGCAAACTGACGCGCGGCTTGTTGGAGCAGCGCCTGCGCAATCAGATATTGCGGCGCCGATACCTGCCTGCCGCGCTCGTACAGGTTCCAGGTGAAGGTCTCGAACTTGTCGGGCGTCGGCTCGGCGCCGGTCAGCATGCGCGTCGCCTCGATGGAGAGCGCCACTCCCGCCGTATAGACGGTTTCGAAAAGCTGCGCGAGCATCTGGTAATTGATTTGCGGCGCCGCCTCTTCGACCTCGTGTCCAAGCTCCGCGCACAGCTTCGCCGCCCGCTCGGTCGCCTCGATGCAGTCCGGATGAATGGCGCCGCCCAGAGGATTCCAGGTCGAGAACGCGATCCGAAGCCGCTTGGGCGGCGTCGACGCTTCCTGCAGATAGGGCCGGACAGGCGGCGCTGGAAAATATGGATCGCCAGGCATCGGACCCGCGCTCGCGTCGAGTGCGGCCGCGCTGTCGCGGACGCTTCTGGTCAATACATGCTCGTTCACGAGGCCGCCGAGAATGTCGCCGAGATTCGGCGCGAGCGAGATACGACCACGCGTCGGCTTGAGTCCGACCAATCCGCAGCACGCCGCGGGGATTCGAATCGAGCCGCCGCCGTCGTTGCCATGAGCGACCGGCACGATCCCCGCCGCGACCGCCGCGGCTGAGCCGCCGCTGGAGCCGCCCGTCGTGCGCTCGAGGTTCCACGGGTTGTGCGCCGGCCCGTAAAGACGCGACTCGGTCACAGGAGGAATTCCCAATTCGGGCGCGTTGGTCTTGGCGAACGGGATAAAGCCCGCGCGCTTGTAGCGGGCCACCACCTCCGAGTCCGCCAGCATCGGCGTGGCCGGAAGAAACGCGCACGCCGAGCGCGTCGGCATCCCCGCGCAGTCGCCCATAATATCCTTGAGCAGCAGCGGCACGCCCGCGAACGACGCGTCACCGGCCGCGTGGGCGCGCGCCGCGGCGCACGCGCGATCGTAATCCTTGAACACGATCGCGTTGAGCTTTGCGTTGTGCTTTTCCGCGCGCGCAATCGCCGCGTCCATCAGCTCAGCCGGCGTGATCTTGCGCTCGCGCACCATGCGGCCCAGGGCCAGGCCGTCGAAGGAAGCATATTCGTTGAATGACATAATGACGCCGCAGGCTCCTTTCCCTCTCTCGCTGAGAACTCCCGGTACGTTGGAGACCCTAACATCTTGCGATCGGCGGCCATAGCGCCGCCCGCTCGTGGCTGCCGTCCGCGTCAAACGCCTGCGTCGCGCGCACGTTTGTACGATTGGCGTACCTCAGCCGGGGTCGGCGACTGAGGTAGCGGCGGCGATTTGGGCCGCATCGCGAATCTGTCCGAAGTGGATTTTGCCCAGATCGAATTGCTCGAGCGCCTTGATCAGACTTGCCAGCGCCGCCTTGCAGGTCGGAAGATTTTTGCGCGCGCGCGTGAGCGGATTGGATCGCGCGACGATAAAGTTCTTCAGATAAGGATGGGTCAGGCCGCGCTGCTTGCCCGCGACCACCAGTTCAATTGCCAATTCGTCGGCGCGCTCGACCTGGGCCGCGCGCTCCTGGTGATCGTCGATCGCATCCTTGAGCGGCTGGTTCAGGAACCCGTCCACCCGGCTGAGCAGGGGCGCGAAAACGCCGCCCAAAAACCTGGGTTTTCTTTCGTAAAGCAGGCCGAGCGTGATGTAATGCGCTCGCTCGAACTCGAAGGCGAAGTCCTTCTCGGCGGATTTGGGCCGCTGCTCGAGACGCGCGCGATACATCCGAATTACCTCGAGCGCCTTGTCGCGCAGGTTGTGCGCTTTCTCGGTGTTGAGCGCGAGGATCTGAAAAGCGACCTCGGGGTCCGGTATCACGATCGCAGGTATCATTTTGGCGCCTGATTTGACCGCGGCAGCGCGGCGATGGTTGCCGTTGGGAGTCCAGTAAATGCCGGCCGAGTGAACGGCGACGATCGGCTCGGTAAAACGGTCGAGCTTCTTCATCACTTCGATCATTCGCTTGAGATGCGCCGGCGAGAGGTCGCGTTGATACGGCGTCGCCTCCACTTTCGCAATCGGAAGCATCGCGAACAGATGCCAGTGATCGCCAATCGGCTCTTGATAGGCGGCCAGCGCAGCACCGCCGTCAGCTTCGATCGCCGACGCCAACTCAGTTACCGCAGCCGGCGGTTTTGCGCCGCGCGGACAAACGGAGATTACTGCGAAGGCGCAGTCGCAGCGGCGGGCGAGGCGTCCGCAGCGGGCGTTGCGGCATTGACCGCGACGATGTGAAAGCGAACCGTCGCTTCATCGCCGGCCAGAATCGCGCCGAACAAGACGCCGGGAACCTTGACCCCGAGATCCTCGTAATTGAACTTCACTTCGCCGTCGCCGGTGAAGAT
This genomic window contains:
- a CDS encoding DUF3237 domain-containing protein translates to MNLEHEFTYLATLKPPVQIGAGPFGTRNFFEVTGGTVEGKRLKGKILTGGGDWVLIGPDGYARLDVRAQFLTDDGASLYVHYTGLLQMNQKVADALAKGASTDYGDQYFRTTPRFETGDPRYAWLNQSIFVAEGRVGPGRVEYKVYRVA
- a CDS encoding ParB N-terminal domain-containing protein, producing the protein MASAIEADGGAALAAYQEPIGDHWHLFAMLPIAKVEATPYQRDLSPAHLKRMIEVMKKLDRFTEPIVAVHSAGIYWTPNGNHRRAAAVKSGAKMIPAIVIPDPEVAFQILALNTEKAHNLRDKALEVIRMYRARLEQRPKSAEKDFAFEFERAHYITLGLLYERKPRFLGGVFAPLLSRVDGFLNQPLKDAIDDHQERAAQVERADELAIELVVAGKQRGLTHPYLKNFIVARSNPLTRARKNLPTCKAALASLIKALEQFDLGKIHFGQIRDAAQIAAATSVADPG
- a CDS encoding amidase; the protein is MSFNEYASFDGLALGRMVRERKITPAELMDAAIARAEKHNAKLNAIVFKDYDRACAAARAHAAGDASFAGVPLLLKDIMGDCAGMPTRSACAFLPATPMLADSEVVARYKRAGFIPFAKTNAPELGIPPVTESRLYGPAHNPWNLERTTGGSSGGSAAAVAAGIVPVAHGNDGGGSIRIPAACCGLVGLKPTRGRISLAPNLGDILGGLVNEHVLTRSVRDSAAALDASAGPMPGDPYFPAPPVRPYLQEASTPPKRLRIAFSTWNPLGGAIHPDCIEATERAAKLCAELGHEVEEAAPQINYQMLAQLFETVYTAGVALSIEATRMLTGAEPTPDKFETFTWNLYERGRQVSAPQYLIAQALLQQAARQFAALFESHDLFLTPTLGQPPLRIGTIDFMSPATTLLDEKISNFAIPCPVYNITGQPAISLPLHWNREGLPIGTMFGARYGDEATLIQLAGQLEQAQPWIGRKPPVWD